In the Plasmodium gaboni strain SY75 chromosome 13, whole genome shotgun sequence genome, cTAATGATATTCACgattaatttttaaaaatatatgatatcATGTGTGtgttcatatatttatgtgtatatatcaaatttaaattttgaTATGAATACATCACATTTTCTTTATgattaaaatatttaaacattaaaaataaaattatatatatatatttatatttataattacataaacatataagtttcataatattaatgaattttattttaaagGTTTGAAATTGTATAGTTTATACAACTAGcacacaaaaaaaaaaaaataaataaataaaataaataaaagataaaaataatatatatatatatatatatatatatatataataagtaaaaataagaaaataatctgtttattatataaaaatattatcactataaaatattaacacATTTGTGTCATGAAATATTctctattttatttttaaatatattaatatttttattcatattacCATGTTGTAAAAGATTAAATACATAAGTTTAATCATATTATACACGATCCGTAGCGTCTAATATATAATCCTCTccttttaattttttaatagaTAACCTCTTTACAGCATTTAACATTAATCTTTCCTTTCTTGTTTTAcaattaaaatttataatatcaaaaagttttttctctttttgCCTTCTTCGTTTAGAAGATAAGGGAGATTTCCTAAAAGGACAACTAATATCATAAGCGACAGGAgatctttttttttttaaaagacAACTTGTATTAGAACCAAAAAGTGTAAATGAAGAATCTTCAGGATTTACTTCATTTTTATGCATGTATCCATctatattcatttttattatttcaaaCATATCtaattttgaaaaattttttctttctttgtgttcatcattttgttttaattcCTCATTTAACGATgtatctttattttttctagATATATCTTTTGAATTATCTTTATCACTATCcatcttattattattaccaATGTTGTCAAGTTTTTTCTTTGCATTATTATCTGTATCATTGTTttcatcttttatattttcaccctttttatttttcatttcgtgcatttctttaattttatcataaaatttaattcTTTTCTGTGTTATCGgatcataatatttatttataaatgatTGTAAGCcattaatataaaaagagTTGTTTTTAAATTTCTCATGTACAATTTctaatatatgaaaatatgaaaaaacatttttaaaattaaatttattttctgTAATAGCAAAATTAACATGTCTactataattatatttagcttctttttttttggatGAATACCAATAATCATATTGATTAAATTTCCTTCCaagttttttatttt is a window encoding:
- a CDS encoding hypothetical protein (conserved Plasmodium protein, unknown function); amino-acid sequence: MKLWHILFEITVFSIINIILNSSNLSIVICFMNGNYLNKTYTKGTHNNKTYNILNIYKIKDAFKLYMTKKFKYKYRNTLEKRIKKGQKRNEIYQKLKKKHSAYIVITEKLSKLDPNQEYFKYDKNILKEYENIPDIYKNKKLGRKFNQYDYWYSSKKKEAKYNYSRHVNFAITENKFNFKNVFSYFHILEIVHEKFKNNSFYINGLQSFINKYYDPITQKRIKFYDKIKEMHEMKNKKGENIKDENNDTDNNAKKKLDNIGNNNKMDSDKDNSKDISRKNKDTSLNEELKQNDEHKERKNFSKLDMFEIIKMNIDGYMHKNEVNPEDSSFTLFGSNTSCLLKKKRSPVAYDISCPFRKSPLSSKRRRQKEKKLFDIINFNCKTRKERLMLNAVKRLSIKKLKGEDYILDATDRV